A genomic segment from Halomonas sp. TA22 encodes:
- a CDS encoding lysophospholipid acyltransferase family protein, protein MSRHDTALSTLQARAIVGLWRRLAGRRLTTLWRLARYGGPLVHRFSRREREVTEINLAEVYPNQEKQARQRLARDSLTHSTATMFELGFAWMAMPERVEAAIVEVHGRELLDEARAEERGVIVLAPHFGNWEVLNFWLSSHFPFTAMYEPPKIAELDPVIRHGRERMGASLVPTNPRGVAALLKALKRCEAVGILPDQEPDWGSGVFAPFYERQAYTATLLPKLVARTQARVVTGVARRLPGRGFAIHFLAADARVYEQDDMLSATGVNACVESAIALDPAQYQWEYKRYRKVIQEQEGHPDHASFRLY, encoded by the coding sequence ATGAGCCGACACGATACTGCACTCTCCACTCTCCAGGCGCGCGCCATCGTCGGGCTATGGCGCCGCCTGGCTGGCCGGCGCCTGACGACGCTGTGGCGCCTGGCCCGCTATGGCGGCCCGCTGGTGCACCGCTTCAGCCGTCGCGAGCGCGAGGTGACCGAGATCAACCTCGCCGAGGTGTATCCGAACCAGGAAAAGCAGGCGCGTCAGCGCCTGGCCCGCGATAGCCTGACCCACTCCACCGCCACCATGTTCGAGCTGGGCTTTGCGTGGATGGCCATGCCCGAGCGGGTCGAGGCCGCGATCGTCGAGGTGCACGGTCGGGAATTGCTCGACGAGGCCCGCGCCGAGGAGCGCGGCGTGATCGTGCTGGCCCCCCATTTCGGCAACTGGGAAGTGCTCAACTTCTGGCTGTCGAGCCACTTCCCCTTCACCGCCATGTACGAGCCGCCCAAGATCGCCGAACTCGACCCGGTGATTCGTCACGGTCGCGAGCGCATGGGCGCAAGTCTGGTACCCACCAACCCACGTGGTGTGGCCGCTTTGCTCAAGGCACTAAAGCGCTGCGAGGCGGTGGGCATCCTGCCCGATCAGGAGCCCGACTGGGGCAGTGGTGTCTTCGCCCCCTTCTATGAACGTCAGGCCTATACCGCTACCCTGTTGCCCAAGCTGGTGGCGCGTACCCAGGCGCGGGTCGTTACCGGCGTGGCCAGGCGCCTGCCAGGGCGCGGCTTCGCCATTCACTTCTTGGCAGCCGATGCGCGCGTCTACGAGCAGGACGACATGCTTTCGGCCACCGGTGTGAATGCCTGCGTGGAGAGTGCCATCGCCCTCGACCCGGCCCAGTACCAGTGGGAGTACAAGCGCTACCGCAAGGTGATTCAAGAGCAGGAGGGCCACCCCGACCACGCCTCCTTCCGCCTCTACTGA